TGAAACTGTTTTATCTGTTTCTAATGGGTATTTACGGGTAGAAATTGAAAATAATTTAGAAAAGGTGGATAAAATCTTTACAGAGCATAATAGTTGCCCTCTGTGTGGGTTTTCTCTTCCCGCAATAGAGCCTAGGCTTTTTTCGTTCAATAGTCCATTTGGGGCTTGTATTGAGTGTTCTGGTCTTGGAATTACACTTGAGTTTGACTTTGAAAAGATTTGTCCTAATCTGGAACTTTCTTTTAATGACGATGCATTTATTACATTTAAAACTAGTTCTTCTTGGGCTTTAGCGATTTTTAAGGGACTTGCTAAGCATTATAATTTTAGCTTAGATGATCCTATAAGAGATATTCCAGAAGATATTCTTAGAAAGATTTTATATGGGGCTAATGAAAAGATAGACTTTGTCTATCAGTCTAGAGAGGTGGAGAGTAAGGCAGTAGATGGGGGTTTCCATTATTCTAAGGAATTCGAGGGTCTGCTTCCTATTTTAAAGAGGCGTTATCTTACTACTGAGTCTGAGAGTGCTAGATTGTTTTATGAGGGATTAATGTCAAGAAAAATTTGCAATTCTTGTAAAGGTAAACGTTTAAGTCTTGGAGCTTTATCTGTGAAACTATGTGGAAAAGATATTCAAGAGCTTAGCCATCTTTCTGTTGTAGATTCTTATGCATTTTTTGAGGAAATTGATCTTGATGAAGTTGATTTCAAAATTTCTAAAGAGATTCTGAAAGAAATTAAGAATAGACTTAAGTTTTTAATTGATGTTGGACTTTCTTATTTGTATTTAGATAGGATATCTGGAACCCTTTCAGGGGGTGAGGCTCAACGTATTAGGCTTGCTACTCAAATAGGTTCAGCTCTTGCGGGAGTTCTTTATGTGCTTGATGAGCCTAGCATTGGATTACATCAAAGAGATAATGAAAAATTAATAAGCACTCTTATTAACCTAAAAAACCTTGGCAATACAGTAATTGTTGTAGAACATGATGAACAGACTCTGCGTACGGCGGATTATATTATTGATATTGGTATTGGAGCTGGGATTCATGGTGGTGAGGTAGTTGCTAAGGGAACTTTATCTGATATTTTGAATAATAAGAATAGTTTGACTGGCAAGTATTTAAGCGGTCTACTTAAGATAGATGTTCCAAAAGAGAGACGTAGGCCAGAAAAAATGGAAATTGTTCTTTTGGGTGCCAATAAGAACAACTTAAAAGGTATTAATGTGCGTATTCCTTTGGGAGTTTTTACCGTAATAACGGGAGTATCTGGCAGCGGAAAGAGTACTCTTTTAAATGAGGTATTATATCCTGCTCTTGATAATAGGTTAAAAGCAAACATGAATTATTTTGATGGATTTAAAGATATTATTGGGTATGCACAAATTGATAAAATTATTCAGATAAATCAAAAGCCAATAGGTAAGACTTCAAGGTCAAATCCTGCAACTTATGTTGGATTTTTTACAGAAATTAGAGAACTTTTTGCAAAGCTTCCAGAGTCTAAGGCAAGAGGATTTAAGGCTGGGAGATTTTCTTTTAATGTTAAGGGTGGGCGGTGTGAAAAATGTCAAGGCGAGGGGTATTTAAATATTCAGATGCACTTTTTGCCGGATGTTTTTGTTCCTTGCGATTTGTGTAGGGGTAAAAAATTTAATGAAGAAACTCTGGAGATTAGATATAAGGGAAAAAATATTTATGATGTTTTAGAAATGAGTGTTCTTGAGGCTAAGGAACTTTTTGCAAATATTCCAAAGGTTAATCATTATTTAAATGTTTTAAAAGAGGTTGGTCTTGAATATATTAAACTAGGTCAAGCATCAACAACTCTTTCAGGAGGTGAGGCTCAGCGTATCAAATTGGCTTTTGAACTTGGTAAGAGGAGTACGGGGAAAACTTTTTATATTATTGATGAGCCAACAACGGGTTTGCATTTTGATGATATAAGGAAATTGTTGGAAGTATTGCAACTCCTTGTTAAAAATGGAAATACTGTAGTTCTTATAGAACATAATTTAGATGTGATAAAACAAGCAGATTATATAATAGATTTAGGTCCTGAGGGTGGTGTGTCTGGAGGGGATATTGTTGTGTCAGGGACTCCTGAAGAGGTTGCGAAATGCAAGACTTCCTATACAGGAATGTTTTTAAAAAATCTTTTGTAATATTATTTTTATTAATTGTATCTAATTCTTTTATTCTGTTTGCTCAAGTTGTTAATGATAAGAAGGATCTTGATGAGAAGGAAAATTTAACTTTAATTCAAAAAGCTCATTTAAAGGAGCTTGAACTTTCTAGTGATGAAGATTTGAAAAAGTGGGCCCTAAAGGAAGGTATTGATGAGGAGGATATTTCTAAGATACGAGAATTACTCTTGAATAAATTTGGGATATCTCCTGATCTTTTCTCAAAGGATGGTCTTAAAGATGTTGGCAGATATAAAATAATAATTGAGAGTACAGATAATCTTGAAAATTTTACTTATGAGCTTACTAAGGATGAGAGCATTGTACTTAAAGGAAAAGTTAATCTTGTTATTGAGGATATTAAAGATAATAAAAAGCATAATATTAAGGGGGATAAAATCATTTTCAATAGAAATACTAAAAAGCTTTTTTCTAGTGGAAATGTTGACTATACACTTGATATAAGTGCTGATGAGAAGATATATTCTTATGGCAATGAATTGTTTATTGATTTTGATTCTCAGAATTTTCTTCTAAAAGATGGAATTATCCAGAAGAAGATGCATAAAAATTTAATTAATCATATTGTGTCTTTTGGTGGAAAAGTTTTAAAAAGATTAGATAATGATGCGAACATATTAGAAGATGCTTTTATTACAAGTAGTAAAATCCCAGATCCTTATTATTCTATTAGGGCTTCTAAGATATGGATTTTGCCATCTGGAGACTTTGGGGTTCTAAATGCTTTATTTTATATAGGAAAAGTTCCTATATTGTATATCCCATTCTTTTTTAAGCCAGGTGATAGTTTATTTTTTAATCCGTCTTTGGGATATTCCTCAAGAAAAGGTCTTACTCTTTTCAATACTGTGTATTTATTTGGGAAAAAATCTGTTAGTGATGAAGATGCTTTTTTTCTAGATTTTGATTTTAATTCAGTATATGATTCAGGCAAAAAGCCTTATATTAGAAATGGCTATTTAACTTATTTTTTTGCTAATGAGGTTGTAGCTAAGATTACTAAAGACTATGTTAAATTTATTTTTGATATTTATTCTAATTTAGGGTTTTATTCGGGACTAGATTTTTCTTTAAGTAAGACTTTAGATGTTTTTAAGACTTTTGAAGGTAGTTTTGGTATGGGTTTTACAAGGACTCTATATAAGCATGGTGGCTCTGGAACTTATCGCCCTTTTGAGGAGAACAGTATTGATTATTCTCTTTTTAGTTTTGATAATCTAAATAAGGGTGACATATTTGGGTTTGAGGTTCCTTTTAGATATTTGCTTAAGACTAAGACAGAATTTTTAATAAGTGATGCACTCTTTGCAATTATTTTTGAGCATTATTCGGATCCTTATGTGATGATTGATTTTAAAGATAGAATAGAGAATGCATCATTGTTTTCTCTATTTAGTTCCCAAAAAGAATCATCAGAAACAGACAATATGGTCAAGACATTCGATTGGAATTTGTCTTCTTTTTATAATCGAACTTTTAGGGATAATAGTATCATTGATTATAGATTAAATAATCTTGGATTTACTTTTAAATTGGCAGATTCTGATAATATCTCTAGTAAAGATCCTTCAATAAAGCCAAAAGACATTAAGGATCCAACTAGGAAATGGTTTTACTTGGAGAGAGTTTATATACCTTATATTGATGTAAATTTTCAGAAAGATATTTATAATAACAGTTGGTCTTCATTGGTTGATGATAAGAACAAAGAAATAATTATGTCTCCTAAGGTCAAAAATATCGGTGAAGGTGATGACGCTGAGGATAAAGATGATAAAAGTGAAGACAAAAATGATGCTAAAAAACTTAAGGAAAAGAATGATTTAAGTAAAGATTTATATGTGTCTCCTAGACCAATTATATCAAATGATTTTAATCAGCCAGATTCTTTTTACATAAGATTTGGAATTAATCCTTATGTAAAAAATAATATATTTTTTGATGACTCTAAATTTAAATCTCCTCAGGAGTTTAAATATGATGTGAAAAATTATTTATTTGATGTTAAAAATAAAGTAGATTTAAAGCTTCATGCTGATTTTTATAATCGAATTATTACTTTTGAAGATGTTTTGTATCTAAATACTGTTGAGTATAACCCTTTAGACAAGGATTATACTTTAGTAGATAAGGATAAGAAAGGAGAGCATTCAATTGTTAATAAAATGAATTTAGATTTATTGCCTTTCCTTATGTATCCTGCTTTTTCTAGGAGCAATATTAAGTTTGAAAATAAAATTACTCTTTATTCGTTTGATAAAAAGTATGATAAAGATTCTAAGATATTGGATGGCAAGAGTACTAGTGTTTTTTTAAAGAGTGATGAAACCTTTTATCAAGAGTTTAATGCCAACTTGATTTATGACTACAGAATTTTTACTACTAGTCTTTCAGGTATATTTAAGAATACTTTTGAAAATATATATGCTTCTTCTGAGCTTAAATTTTCGCTAGATTTTCCTTATTTATTTCAAGAAGTAGGTATTGGAGTTAAATATGATAAAAAATTTAAGGAGAACGATAAGTCTAAACTTAAAAGCTTGATTGCTACTTTAGAACCTTTAAAGCCAACTTCTCCTTATAAGAATCTGGAGATGAGTCCGGCTTTGTATTATAAGATAGAGCCAAAATATTTAGATTACTTAAAGCTTGCCTTTTTAGTTGCCTATGATCCTTTAATTAATAGAGTATCTGAGCTTTCGTTTAAGTTTAATGCGTATGATTTTGAGTTTACATTTGCGATGAGGGATGATTTTGAGTATAAGTATGATAAGCTATTGGGTGATTTTTTAAAGGTAGGATCTACGACTAAACTTGTTCCGTATTCTCTAAATGCTCAGTATAAAAGAGATTTGTATACTTTTAAATTTCTCGATGATCAATTTTCAATTGGACTGGGAATAGATTCTGGCTGGAAAATTAATTTGCAAAAATTTATCGATAATGAACTTTGGGCTGAATTTATTATTAATTTTAAATATATTGAATTTTTTGAATTGTATATGTCTACTCGTTCTGTTAATACAAAGACTTTTCAATATTTTGGAGGATACATGAATCAGATTGGTCTTGATACCGTTAACATTTTCAGAGATTTGCTTGGGTCATTTAATTTCTTTAATTTACGGGATAGACAGGAGTCATTATTTAAAATTAAGAAAATTAGTACGGGCTTTAAATTTAATTTTTACGATTGGAAGTTTGTTGGAGAATATAATTTGAATCCAGATATTTTAAAGGATGCTAGTGGTAAGTATTCTTCTATTTGGAGAAATAGTTTTTCAATTTATATTTCTTGGAATTTCTTCGAACCCATTAAGGCATCGTTTGAAAATAATTCAAGTACTAATTATGAGCTTTTAATTAACCGTAAATCTAAGAAGTAATTAGAAATTTTTGATTATAGTAATAACAATACCTATTTAAGGTATTGTTTATAGAGGTTTGCAGTTTAGTAAGATTTTGGAGTTCGTAATATTAAGATGTCAATAGTTTTATTTGTGTTAATGTTTGTTTTGACTATGTTAAGTTTTAGCATAGCTGGATATTGGATTTTAGTATATGAATCATTGTATATTTCCGATTTGTTGATTGAACTTTGTGAGCTTCGATCAGATTTGCCTAGCAAATAAATTGTAAACTTTTGAGAAGTTTCAGGCCCAATAAAAAATTCTTTATATTTATTGTAATAGTCCTTTGGATTATTTATTAGTTTAATATCATCTTCTGTTGTGACAATATTTTTAGAATTTAAATTTGTATGTTGCCAGTTTATTTTCACAATGTCAGAACTTTTGTTTGTAAATTCAATATAAATATATTTGTTTGTTGCCTCAATATTATCTATGCTAATATACTGTGCATGAGATTCTATTATTTCAAAGCTTGTTTTGTATTCTTTTGTAAGTTCTACCGTAGTACATGCAATGATAAGTAATATGATCCATAGTGTTTTAATAATATCTATATTTTTTATCTTCATAGATCCGCTTTGTAAATTATTAATTCATCTTTTATGAAAACCAAGATCTGCAATATTATTATCTCCTGGTATAAATAGTATTTGTCCATCTTGTTTTTCAAAGCTGTTTCTTAAGAGAGTTACATTTTTAATTAAGTTAATAGTAGGTTTTTTTAAGTTTTTATTGTAAAATCCCTTAGACCAATAATCAATTACTAGTTTGCTATCTCCAAATATATTTTTTATATCTTCTTTTAATGCTATTTTGAGTGCAATATAGAGTCCAAGTAATTCTCCATAATTATTGCTAATTCCATCAAAATCTTGAACATAATAATTATTATGTTCATTAATTAAGCTTTGGTCTATTATTTTATTGATTATGGATACTCCTTTTTCGTTAACAACTCTAATTTCTACACCTCTACCTCTTCCGGTTCCAGCATCGAAGTAGATTCCTGTAGGATAGACACTAGTTTTTGAATCTCTTAAGAGCCAATTTTCTGCTTCTTCTCTTGTTTTGAAGCTTTTTATTTTATTTTTTTGCCCTATAAGCTTGCTTTTACAGTCTTCCCAAGATGTAAAAATAATTTTTTCATTTTTATTGCCCAATATGCATGCATAGTATTTTTTCATATTGAATCAACTCCCTAGACACCAAAAATTAGTTATGTTACATGACCTGCCAAAGATTTTATCATTTGAACGTCCTATTTCTATTGCATCTGTTATTTCTTTATTATATCCTATAAACTTTTCTTTAAGAGTTGGTTTAATTACTCTTTGTGGGAGCATACTAGGGAATATTCCTGCTATTGTGTATGACATGTAAAAATCATATGCAGCTGCGTTTATTTCACCAGGGGTTACTATACCAGATATTTCATAGTTTCTCGATATATTAAGGCCTGCCACTCTGTATATCCTGTCAACTACTAATGAACAGTAAGTTTTATGGTGAATCTCTTCAAGGTTGAATGAATCAGCCCACATATTAGAAGACAATAATGGTACCATGTAACCGAAGTTATTATCAATATACCTGTTTCTTGCAAAATTCATTGCCTTCTGAATAGTTCTATTATCTGTCATGGGTGATAATATTTTTAGTATTCTTGCTTGTATATAAGTTGATAGTTTTTCGTAACCTGAGCCTTGCACAGAAGCAGTGTCGAATTTAATTTGATTACTTGTTATTACTGATTTTATGTCAAAACTGTCTTCTCCGTTAAATGCAATTTTTTTTGTGTTGTCATATTTTTCAGCGTCAAATATTCCTGTATGTTGCCAAAAATAGAAGAATTCGGTCCAATCTATTTTTGGTTTTATTAGTATTATGTCCCCATTTGACAAAATGGATCTTAGTTTCTGTGGTGTTATTTCTATGCGGGTTTCTGGATCTATGATATTAGGGATTAAGTTGTGGTGGTTTGCCGAGGGATATGAATTATTGTTGTCATCAGCAATTTTTTGTTTTTGAAGTATGTCTTTTATTTTGTTATTTTCTATTTTCAAAAAAAGCATAAAGCGATTGAAATATTGTTTATCTTTAATTTTTAATAATTGATTTGCTACTATGTGAGGAGATATGTATTCTCTTCCATTGATTATATCTTTATTTACAGAATAATTTGTTCTATTTTCTTGAGGGAAAAAGGACTCTATATTCTCAAATTGTATGTATCCCATGGTTTTTGTATAAAATATTTGTTCTAGTGATGCTAAAATTTCTTTTTCTAAATACATTCGTGCTTCAATTAACTCTGTTAATCTTCTATTGATTGAATTTAATTGCATGTCATCAGATTTTTTTCGGAAGCTTGTGTTAACTTTGATGATGAAATATCCATTTGAATTGCTTTGTTCAAGAAATCGTTTCCATTCTTGTGTATCGTTTAAGTGTCTTTTGTAAGCGAGTAGATAGTTTTGTATTTCTTCTAGTTTTTGAGGACTTATTTTTAAATCTATTGCTATTGTTTTTAATAAATGTGGATCTTCTGTTTCTTGTAATATTTTATCAATTTTATTTAATGGTATATGATATTGAGTATATGCCGTATTAGTTATAAGGGCATGTTTGGATGGGGAATGGTGTGTTAGCAAAATAGTAGAAATGTTGTTATTTTGTTGTTTGTTATTACTGAATAAAGCACAAGAACATAGTAAATGACAACTTATTAGGCTTAGCATATATTTAAAATATTTCATTTTAGTATTTTAGCATATTTAATTAAATATTATTTTTGTTTATTTTTTAAATAATTTAAATTATGTTGATTTTTTATTGTTTAAGATTTAGTATGTAAGTGAATTAAATTTTTATAAAGGAGTTTTTGTTATGCAATGCTTAAAGCCAATAAATGTATTTTCAGAAATAGGTCGTTTGAAGAAAGTTTTATTGCATAGGCCGGGAGAAGAATTAGAGAATTTGACTCCTTCAATTATGAAGAGGTTACTATTTGATGATATTCCTTATTTAGAAGTTGCGAGACAAGAACATGATTCTTTTGCGAGTACCTTAAGAAGTAATGGAGTTGAAGTTGTCTATATTGAGGATTTAATTAGTGAAACCATTTCTGCTTGTGATCAGATTAAAGATAAATTTATATCTCAGTTTATTCTTGAGTCAGGAATTAGAACTGAGAATAAGACTAAGGCTTTAAAAGATTATTTTTATAATATGCCTATTAAGGATATGATTTCAAAGATGATAGCTGGAGTTACAAGAGCTGAGCTTAAAAGTTATAAATCTGATTCTCTTAATTACTTAGTCAATAGTGAATATCCATTAATCACTGATCCTATGCCTAATGTGCTCTTTACAAGGGATCCTTTTGCGAGTGTTGGTAATGGGGTAACAATAAATAGAATGCGAACCAGAACTAGGCGTCGGGAAACAATATTTGCAGAGTATATTTTCAATTACCATCCTATTTATAAAAAAAATGTTCCTATATGGTACTCTAGAGATGAAGATACTACATTGGAAGGTGGAGATGAATTAGTTTTAAGTCGAAATATTTTAGCTATTGGTGTTTCTGAGAGAACCGAGGCTGAATCCGTTGAAAAAGTGGCTCGAAAACTTTTTGAAGAGAAAATATCTTTTAACACTATTTTAGCTTTTCAAATTCCACAAAGTAGGACTTATATGCATTTAGATACAGTTTTTACCCAAATAGATCATAATACTTTTACAAGTTTTAGTAGTGATGATATGAAGTTTACACTTTATGCTTTAACTTATGATTCCAATTCTGGATGTATTAAGGTTAAGAGTGAGAGAGCAAAATTAGAGGATATTTTAGGTTTCTACCTTGGATATAAGGTTAATATAATAAATTGTGCTGGGGGAGATTTGATTCATGGCGCAAGGGAGCAGTGGAATGATGGCGCTAATACTTTAGCAATAGCACCAGGAGAGGTTATAGTTTATTCTAGAAATCATGTAACTAATAGACTACTT
The sequence above is drawn from the Candidatus Borreliella tachyglossi genome and encodes:
- a CDS encoding ribonuclease H family protein encodes the protein MKKYYACILGNKNEKIIFTSWEDCKSKLIGQKNKIKSFKTREEAENWLLRDSKTSVYPTGIYFDAGTGRGRGVEIRVVNEKGVSIINKIIDQSLINEHNNYYVQDFDGISNNYGELLGLYIALKIALKEDIKNIFGDSKLVIDYWSKGFYNKNLKKPTINLIKNVTLLRNSFEKQDGQILFIPGDNNIADLGFHKR
- the arcA gene encoding arginine deiminase, whose amino-acid sequence is MQCLKPINVFSEIGRLKKVLLHRPGEELENLTPSIMKRLLFDDIPYLEVARQEHDSFASTLRSNGVEVVYIEDLISETISACDQIKDKFISQFILESGIRTENKTKALKDYFYNMPIKDMISKMIAGVTRAELKSYKSDSLNYLVNSEYPLITDPMPNVLFTRDPFASVGNGVTINRMRTRTRRRETIFAEYIFNYHPIYKKNVPIWYSRDEDTTLEGGDELVLSRNILAIGVSERTEAESVEKVARKLFEEKISFNTILAFQIPQSRTYMHLDTVFTQIDHNTFTSFSSDDMKFTLYALTYDSNSGCIKVKSERAKLEDILGFYLGYKVNIINCAGGDLIHGAREQWNDGANTLAIAPGEVIVYSRNHVTNRLLEEFGIKVYRIPSSELSRGRGGPRCMSMPLIREDI
- a CDS encoding LPS-assembly protein LptD → MQDFLYRNVFKKSFVILFLLIVSNSFILFAQVVNDKKDLDEKENLTLIQKAHLKELELSSDEDLKKWALKEGIDEEDISKIRELLLNKFGISPDLFSKDGLKDVGRYKIIIESTDNLENFTYELTKDESIVLKGKVNLVIEDIKDNKKHNIKGDKIIFNRNTKKLFSSGNVDYTLDISADEKIYSYGNELFIDFDSQNFLLKDGIIQKKMHKNLINHIVSFGGKVLKRLDNDANILEDAFITSSKIPDPYYSIRASKIWILPSGDFGVLNALFYIGKVPILYIPFFFKPGDSLFFNPSLGYSSRKGLTLFNTVYLFGKKSVSDEDAFFLDFDFNSVYDSGKKPYIRNGYLTYFFANEVVAKITKDYVKFIFDIYSNLGFYSGLDFSLSKTLDVFKTFEGSFGMGFTRTLYKHGGSGTYRPFEENSIDYSLFSFDNLNKGDIFGFEVPFRYLLKTKTEFLISDALFAIIFEHYSDPYVMIDFKDRIENASLFSLFSSQKESSETDNMVKTFDWNLSSFYNRTFRDNSIIDYRLNNLGFTFKLADSDNISSKDPSIKPKDIKDPTRKWFYLERVYIPYIDVNFQKDIYNNSWSSLVDDKNKEIIMSPKVKNIGEGDDAEDKDDKSEDKNDAKKLKEKNDLSKDLYVSPRPIISNDFNQPDSFYIRFGINPYVKNNIFFDDSKFKSPQEFKYDVKNYLFDVKNKVDLKLHADFYNRIITFEDVLYLNTVEYNPLDKDYTLVDKDKKGEHSIVNKMNLDLLPFLMYPAFSRSNIKFENKITLYSFDKKYDKDSKILDGKSTSVFLKSDETFYQEFNANLIYDYRIFTTSLSGIFKNTFENIYASSELKFSLDFPYLFQEVGIGVKYDKKFKENDKSKLKSLIATLEPLKPTSPYKNLEMSPALYYKIEPKYLDYLKLAFLVAYDPLINRVSELSFKFNAYDFEFTFAMRDDFEYKYDKLLGDFLKVGSTTKLVPYSLNAQYKRDLYTFKFLDDQFSIGLGIDSGWKINLQKFIDNELWAEFIINFKYIEFFELYMSTRSVNTKTFQYFGGYMNQIGLDTVNIFRDLLGSFNFFNLRDRQESLFKIKKISTGFKFNFYDWKFVGEYNLNPDILKDASGKYSSIWRNSFSIYISWNFFEPIKASFENNSSTNYELLINRKSKK
- the uvrA gene encoding excinuclease ABC subunit UvrA — translated: MKEQIIVRGAREHNLKNINVDIPRNSLVVISGKSGSGKSSLAFDTIFAEGQRRYMESVSSYARQFLGVMKKPNVEYIGGLSPAISIEQRTISNNPRSTVGTITEIYDYYRLLFAKIGKPYCPNDGSLIEEQSLDKIINTVLSYAEGSKVVLFAPVVMGAKGTHKKELEKILNQGFNRVRIDSQDYLVEDAVNLSLDKNKKHNIEIIVDRIKLRSDARIRLSESIETVLSVSNGYLRVEIENNLEKVDKIFTEHNSCPLCGFSLPAIEPRLFSFNSPFGACIECSGLGITLEFDFEKICPNLELSFNDDAFITFKTSSSWALAIFKGLAKHYNFSLDDPIRDIPEDILRKILYGANEKIDFVYQSREVESKAVDGGFHYSKEFEGLLPILKRRYLTTESESARLFYEGLMSRKICNSCKGKRLSLGALSVKLCGKDIQELSHLSVVDSYAFFEEIDLDEVDFKISKEILKEIKNRLKFLIDVGLSYLYLDRISGTLSGGEAQRIRLATQIGSALAGVLYVLDEPSIGLHQRDNEKLISTLINLKNLGNTVIVVEHDEQTLRTADYIIDIGIGAGIHGGEVVAKGTLSDILNNKNSLTGKYLSGLLKIDVPKERRRPEKMEIVLLGANKNNLKGINVRIPLGVFTVITGVSGSGKSTLLNEVLYPALDNRLKANMNYFDGFKDIIGYAQIDKIIQINQKPIGKTSRSNPATYVGFFTEIRELFAKLPESKARGFKAGRFSFNVKGGRCEKCQGEGYLNIQMHFLPDVFVPCDLCRGKKFNEETLEIRYKGKNIYDVLEMSVLEAKELFANIPKVNHYLNVLKEVGLEYIKLGQASTTLSGGEAQRIKLAFELGKRSTGKTFYIIDEPTTGLHFDDIRKLLEVLQLLVKNGNTVVLIEHNLDVIKQADYIIDLGPEGGVSGGDIVVSGTPEEVAKCKTSYTGMFLKNLL